Proteins co-encoded in one Malus sylvestris chromosome 9, drMalSylv7.2, whole genome shotgun sequence genomic window:
- the LOC126583314 gene encoding uncharacterized protein LOC126583314: MGVFVKIIDGFLFVNFAMAAVCAVLIDTQLCLPPSLFPSSVVEIKNWYAREFDDYLVEQKPHFLVGLIWVELILQWPLLVANLYAILTAKPWFNTTCLVYGVSFFTTMGAVLTEMLRSGKASKKMLIVHYAAMGLAVLSILRGLLPPSAAATPTSGKGITKRTDPRKKTM, from the exons ATGGGTGTTTTTGTGAAGATAATCGACGGGTTTCTCTTTGTGAATTTTGCCATGGCGGCGGTGTGCGCGGTGTTGATAGATACACAGTTGTGTCTGCCTCCAAGCCTCTTCCCAAGCTCGGTGGTGGAGATCAAGAACTGGTATGCTCGCGAGTTCGATGATTATCTCGTTGAACAGAAGCCTCATTTCTTGGTTGGCCTCATTTGGGTTGAGCTTATATTGCAGTGGCCTCTTCTCGTTGCCAACTTGTATGCAATTTTGACTGCTAAGCCTTGGTTCAACACCACCTGCTTGGTCTATGGCGTCTCTTTCTTCACTACCATG GGCGCTGTATTAACAGAGATGTTAAGGTCCGGCAAGGCATCTAAGAAAATGTTGATTGTGCACTACGCTGCTATGGGGTTGGCTGTTCTGTCCATACTGCGCGGTCTGCTCCCACCGTCCGCTGCCGCTACTCCAACCAGCGGCAagggaataaccaaaaggacaGACCCACGAAAGAAAACGATGTAG